Genomic window (Chryseobacterium sp. H1D6B):
AGCTCCACGATAAAAAATAACCATTATTCTGAGCTTTTCAACACAATTAGTTTGAGCTTCTGAACAAAACACATGTACTGATTTTATACTGAAATTTGCAGTATAAAATCAGTATAATGAAAAATCTAAATATAACAGTCCTTGTAACAGGCGGTACCGGTTTCCTCGGTGCACACTGTATTTTGCAGCTTTTACAGCAGGGGTATAAAGTAAAAACCACCATCAGAACGTCAAGTAAAAAAGATAAAGTTCTGAACATGCTTAAAAACGGCGGAATCCAACATTTCGAAAACCTTTCTTTTATCGAAGCTGATCTCACACAGGATAAAAACTGGGATACTGCTGTGGAAAATTGTGATTATGTACTGCACGTCGCCTCTCCTATTCATTTAAAACTTCCAAAACATGAGAATGAAATGATTTTTCCCGCTGTGCAGGGAACTTTACGTGTTTTGAATGCGGCTAAAAAAGCTCAAGTAAAAAGAGTGGTCATGACCTCCAATTTTGGAGCCGTGGGTTACAGCGTTAAAAATTCAAATGAACCCATCACTGAAAAAAACTGGACAGATCCTAATGAAAAAGGACTTTCTGCCTACAATAAATCTAAGATCATGGCTGAAAAAGCGGCTTGGGATTTCATGAAAAATGACGGTGGAGATATGGAGCTTTCCGTTATCAATCCAGTCGGAATTTTTGGACCGGCGCTGGACAAAGATCTTTCAAGCGGTTTCGAATTATTAAAAAGAATGATTGACGGAAATCTTAAAGCCGTCCCGAAACTAGTTTTAGGAATAGTAGACGTCCGTGATGCTGCAGATCTTCATCTTAAAGCAATGACGGATCCAAAGGCAGCCGGCGAAAGATTTTTAGCACTGTCAGACGGAACTTTTTCGCTTCCGCAGATTGCTGCCCTATTAAGAAAAAAAATGCCGGAAATATCCGGTAAGATCTCTACAAAAGTACTTCCGGACTGGCTGGTAAAACTCACCGCTCTATTTAATGAAAATGCTAAAACTATTGCTCCCATGCTAGGCATAAACCGCAATGCAAGCAATGAAAAAGCAAAAACACACCTTGGATGGAAACCCAGAACTAAAGAAGAAGCCGTATTAGAAACTGTAAAAAGTATGATATACTTTAAAAATATTTAATGAAATTTATATAACCAAATTTACTCAAATGAATTTAAAACCAATAAAAGTAATCCTCACAGGCGCCACAGGAATGGTCGGCGAAGGTGTACTGATGGAATGTCTTGAAAACCCAGAAGTTTCTGAGATCTTAAGCATCAGCAGAAAACCATCAGGAAAAAAGCATGCTAAATTAAAAGAATATCTCGTTCCAGATTTCCTAACAATAGATTTAAATGACGAAAATTTAAAAGGATATGATGCCGTTTTCTTTTGTGCAGGGATCAGCAGTGTAGGAATGAGTGAAGAAGATTACACCAAAATAACATATGATACTACTCTTCATTTTGCAAAAGCTGTTTTAAACCAAAACCCGGAAATGGTCTTCAATTATGTTTCAGGAAGCCACACCGACAGCTCCGAAAAAGGAAGTATAATGTGGGCAAGAGTAAAAGGAAAAACGGAGAATGACCTTTTGAAATTAGGTTTCAGAGGGGCTTATAATTTCCGCCCTGGATTCATGAAGCCTGTTGACGGGCAGATCAACGTAAAATGGCTCTTTAAACCGCTGATATGGCTTTTCCCGCTGATCCTGCCTGGAAAATCTCTAACACTGCATCAAGTAGGAATCGCAATGATTCGTACTGTTCAAAAGGGATATCCAGCTTCTGTTCTGGAGATTGAAGACATCAAAAAAGCATCCAGATGAAACAGATGCTGAAAAGGATTTTCCTCGTTGCTTTCATCCTGCTGGTCATCACATCGATCTCAGGATTTATGTATATACAGCCTCAGTTCGGGAAACTTCCCACAGGGGAAAGACTTGAACGTATTAAAAAATCTCCTCATTTTAAAGATGGGGAGTTTCATAACTTTTCAGATACTCCAACGATAACAGACGGCCACAGCTTCTTGGGAGAGATGTACGAGGCTGTTTTCAAAAAAAATCCTAACGGAGTTCCTCATCATGATATTCCTGCTGTAAAAACGGATCTGAAGAAATTACCCAATGACCAGGACTACATTGTCTGGTTCGGCCACTCTTCTGCATTACTGCACCTGAACGGCAAAAATATCCTTACCGATCCCGTTTTCAGTAATAATGCATCACCCATTCCCTCTTCAGTTCCTGCTTTCCAAGGCACAGCATTATATTCTGTAAAGGATCTTCCGGAGATAGATTATATCCTGATTTCCCATGATCATTACGATCATTTAGACTATGAAACAATAAAAGCCCTCCAGCCAACAGTAAAAAAAGTGATCTGCGGACTGGGTGTAGGGGAAGATTTTGAATACTGGGGCTACCCTAAAGATAAAATTGTTGAGCTGGACTGGTTTGAAAAATATGAAGACCCAAACGGAGAGCTGGTTTTCAATGCAGAACCTGCAAGGCATCAATCTGGAAGAGGCCTTAGACAAAACCAGACACTGTGGGCTTCTTATGTAATCCAAACTCAAGGGAAGAATTATTTCATAAGCGGAGACGGCGGTTTTGACAGCCATTTTGAGCAGATAGGAAATAAATACAAAGCTATAGAGCTGGCGGTGATGGAAGACGGGCAGTATGATAAAGCCTGGCATTATGTCCACAACTTACCAGCAGAAATTATCAAAGCTTCTAAAAACCTTCATGCTAAAAGAATCCTGCCTTATCATAATTCTAAATTCAATCTTGCAAAACACGACTGGAATACTCCATTGAATGAACTTACAGCGCTTTCAAAAAAAGAAGGAATTCCTGTTTTGACCCCAAAGATCGGCGAAGTGGTCTACCCGAATGACAGCCTTCAGCATTTTACAGAATGGTGGAAAAAATAACCAAACATGAAAGTTACAGAAATCACATCCTGCTACATCGGTCCTGAAATATCCCCTGAACAATTTGTCTCAGAACATTTCTTTTTATATTTAGGAAAAGGCGAAATCAACGGGTATGACGGCAGAAAGCAGTATCGTTTAAAAGAAGGCGGATACTGTCTGGTCCGCAAAAATTCTTTAACGAGATATAATAAAGAAAAAGTGAACGGCAGGTTTGAGAAGGTGGTCATTATATTTGATGAAAAGTTTTTGAAAAGTTTTAAAGAAAAACATCAGACCGAATTATCCAAAGCCATACCTCATCACGCGTTCGTAAGGCTTGAGAAGAATCATTTGGTTCAAAATTTCATTCAGTCTCTTATGCCTTATTACAATGGAAAAGGTGAGATTAATGAGACTTTTGCAGATCTAAAACGGGAAGAATTACTGCTCATTCTTCTTCAGTCCGAACCGGATCTGAAAAATATTTTATTTGATTTTGGAATCCCGCAGAAAATAGACCTGGAAGCTTTTATGCAGAACAACTATAAATTCAATGTAAGTATTGAACGTTTTGCATATTTAACGGGCAGGAGCCTTGCTTCATTCAAAAGAGATTTTAAAACTGTTTTTAATCAGAGCCCGAGCCGATGGCTGGTTCATAAAAGACTGCAGGAAGCTTTCTTTCTCATTCATAAAAAAGGAAAATCTCCGTCTGAAATTTATCTTGATCTCGGATTTGAAAATCTATCCCATTTTTCATTTGCTTTTAAAAAAGAATTTGGAAATGCGCCGTCTTTTTACAGCAAAGCAGAAATTTAATATAAAGTACATATTATTAAACATTTATTAAGATTCCCGTAAAATATTTAGAAAAAAGAAAGTTCATTTTTGCATCAAGTAAAATAAAGTAAGAATGACTAATAACTACCTTTTAAAGGGATCTGTAATTGCCTCTTTTTTTCTTCAGGGCGGGCTTTTCGGACAGACTCTTATCCATTATTGGAATTTTAATAATAATGCTTCTGCAGCCGCTATTACAGCTCCTACTTCTACACTGATAAACGGCTCGCTTACTGCAGCTGCAGGAGGAACAAGCCAGATAGATTTTGCGGGAGGAACAGGACAGAACTTCAATATTCAAAATTTAAATGCTAGAAACAGTGATGTTTCAGGAACGCATTTAAGATTCAATAATCCTATCGGCGGCAGTCTTCAGTTCTCACTGCCGACTACAGGATATAATAATGTAGTTGTAAAATTTACCACGAGAAGATCAGGTTCCGGAGCAGGAACTCAGACATGGTACTATTCTACAGACGGAGCTACTTTCATACAATATCAGACGGTAACGCCTCAGGATGCCGACCCGCAGCTGGTAAGTTTTGATTTTTCAAGTATTTCAGGTGTTTCCAATAATCCTAATTTTAAACTGAAAGTTGAGTTTGCTGCCGGTTCAGGAGGAACTGTCGGAAACAACCGTTTTGATAACTTCACAGTAGACGCTGCCGCAACAGGAGGTATTGATACTACGCCGCCCACAGTAACTTATTTACCTGTCAACAACACAAATAATGCCTCCACTGCAGTCAATCCTACTATTTCATTCAATGAAAATGTAAGGTTAACTGACAATACTGCGATCACCGATTCTAATGCACAAAATCTTGTTGAATTCCGTTTAGGGAGTTCTTCAGGCACACAAGTTCCCTTTACTACTACCTTTACTAACAATAAAATCACAGTGATCCCGACTGCTGGTTTAGTTCCTAATCAAGCGTATTATTTAGCTTTAAAACCAAATACTGTTGAAGATTACAGTGACAACGGCATCACTGCTGCTGCATCAACTATTTTTACAACAGGCGGAACAACAATTTCTTTAGAGAAAAACTTTATCAAAGTCAATGAAAATGCTGGAAATTTAAGTTTTGTTATTAATGTTAATAATCCTTCAGCTTCAACCGTGAATCTGGTTGTAAAGCCGGCACCTTTCAGTACAGCTGACAGCAGTGATTTCACATTAAATAATCAGACCATCCAGATCACACCGTCTACAACGAGCTACACGGTAAATATCCCGATTATTGATGATACACTGGAAGAACAGAGTGCTGAATACTTTGTTGTAAGTCTGGAAAATCCGGTTGGCGCCGTAATTTCAGGAGATGCTTCTTCTACGATCTATATTGTAGATAATGACAAACCGGCTCCGGTTCCTTCTCATCAGATCCAATTAAATTATATTGGAAGTTTTGATCCTTCAGGAAACAACAACAGCTCTACAGAAATTGTAGTACATGATCCTGCAAGCCAAAAACTGTTTACTATAAGTTCTTTAACAGATATTTTTGATATTATTGATTTCAGCAATCCAGCTACTCCGGTTGTCACCAAAACCGTAAATATGGCATCTTACGGCGGGATCACAAGTATTGCTGTGAAAAACGGAATACTTGCTGTTTCTTCTCCCAATGCTGATCCTCAGCAGAACGGCTCAGTCGTTTTCTTTGATACCAATGGAAATTTCCTGAAACAGGTAAGTGTAGGAGTTCTGCCGGATATGATCACTTTTACACCGGACGGAACTAAAGTTTTAACAGCTAATGAAGGAGAACCGAACGCAAGCTACACAATAGATCCAGAAGGTTCTATCAGCATTATTGATATTTCTGGAGGAATCAATAATGTAACTCAAAGCAGCGTAACTACTCTTAATTTTACCAATTTCAATTCTCAGGAAGCAGCTTTACTGGCAACAGGATTAAGAAAAGTAAAATCATCAAGCACTCTTTCTCAGGATTTAGAACCTGAATATATTTCAATAAGTGCAGACAGCCAGAAAGCATGGGTTACTCTTCAGGAAAACAATGGTATTGCTGAAGTTAATCTTGTAACAAAAACAATCAATAGTATCTGGGGGTTAGGTAAAAAAGATATGAGCCTTCCTGGAAATGGTTTTGATGCTTCTGATAATAATGGTGAGATTTTAATTGCTAACTGGCCTGTAAAATCTTACTATACTCCTGATGCAGTACAAACGTATAAAGTGGGAAGCACCAATTAT
Coding sequences:
- a CDS encoding aldehyde reductase, translated to MKNLNITVLVTGGTGFLGAHCILQLLQQGYKVKTTIRTSSKKDKVLNMLKNGGIQHFENLSFIEADLTQDKNWDTAVENCDYVLHVASPIHLKLPKHENEMIFPAVQGTLRVLNAAKKAQVKRVVMTSNFGAVGYSVKNSNEPITEKNWTDPNEKGLSAYNKSKIMAEKAAWDFMKNDGGDMELSVINPVGIFGPALDKDLSSGFELLKRMIDGNLKAVPKLVLGIVDVRDAADLHLKAMTDPKAAGERFLALSDGTFSLPQIAALLRKKMPEISGKISTKVLPDWLVKLTALFNENAKTIAPMLGINRNASNEKAKTHLGWKPRTKEEAVLETVKSMIYFKNI
- a CDS encoding NAD-dependent epimerase/dehydratase family protein, translated to MNLKPIKVILTGATGMVGEGVLMECLENPEVSEILSISRKPSGKKHAKLKEYLVPDFLTIDLNDENLKGYDAVFFCAGISSVGMSEEDYTKITYDTTLHFAKAVLNQNPEMVFNYVSGSHTDSSEKGSIMWARVKGKTENDLLKLGFRGAYNFRPGFMKPVDGQINVKWLFKPLIWLFPLILPGKSLTLHQVGIAMIRTVQKGYPASVLEIEDIKKASR
- a CDS encoding MBL fold metallo-hydrolase, which produces MKQMLKRIFLVAFILLVITSISGFMYIQPQFGKLPTGERLERIKKSPHFKDGEFHNFSDTPTITDGHSFLGEMYEAVFKKNPNGVPHHDIPAVKTDLKKLPNDQDYIVWFGHSSALLHLNGKNILTDPVFSNNASPIPSSVPAFQGTALYSVKDLPEIDYILISHDHYDHLDYETIKALQPTVKKVICGLGVGEDFEYWGYPKDKIVELDWFEKYEDPNGELVFNAEPARHQSGRGLRQNQTLWASYVIQTQGKNYFISGDGGFDSHFEQIGNKYKAIELAVMEDGQYDKAWHYVHNLPAEIIKASKNLHAKRILPYHNSKFNLAKHDWNTPLNELTALSKKEGIPVLTPKIGEVVYPNDSLQHFTEWWKK
- a CDS encoding AraC family transcriptional regulator, encoding MKVTEITSCYIGPEISPEQFVSEHFFLYLGKGEINGYDGRKQYRLKEGGYCLVRKNSLTRYNKEKVNGRFEKVVIIFDEKFLKSFKEKHQTELSKAIPHHAFVRLEKNHLVQNFIQSLMPYYNGKGEINETFADLKREELLLILLQSEPDLKNILFDFGIPQKIDLEAFMQNNYKFNVSIERFAYLTGRSLASFKRDFKTVFNQSPSRWLVHKRLQEAFFLIHKKGKSPSEIYLDLGFENLSHFSFAFKKEFGNAPSFYSKAEI
- a CDS encoding choice-of-anchor I family protein, yielding MTNNYLLKGSVIASFFLQGGLFGQTLIHYWNFNNNASAAAITAPTSTLINGSLTAAAGGTSQIDFAGGTGQNFNIQNLNARNSDVSGTHLRFNNPIGGSLQFSLPTTGYNNVVVKFTTRRSGSGAGTQTWYYSTDGATFIQYQTVTPQDADPQLVSFDFSSISGVSNNPNFKLKVEFAAGSGGTVGNNRFDNFTVDAAATGGIDTTPPTVTYLPVNNTNNASTAVNPTISFNENVRLTDNTAITDSNAQNLVEFRLGSSSGTQVPFTTTFTNNKITVIPTAGLVPNQAYYLALKPNTVEDYSDNGITAAASTIFTTGGTTISLEKNFIKVNENAGNLSFVINVNNPSASTVNLVVKPAPFSTADSSDFTLNNQTIQITPSTTSYTVNIPIIDDTLEEQSAEYFVVSLENPVGAVISGDASSTIYIVDNDKPAPVPSHQIQLNYIGSFDPSGNNNSSTEIVVHDPASQKLFTISSLTDIFDIIDFSNPATPVVTKTVNMASYGGITSIAVKNGILAVSSPNADPQQNGSVVFFDTNGNFLKQVSVGVLPDMITFTPDGTKVLTANEGEPNASYTIDPEGSISIIDISGGINNVTQSSVTTLNFTNFNSQEAALLATGLRKVKSSSTLSQDLEPEYISISADSQKAWVTLQENNGIAEVNLVTKTINSIWGLGKKDMSLPGNGFDASDNNGEILIANWPVKSYYTPDAVQTYKVGSTNYIVTANEGDEKDLSGFSERTTVGANDYGLDTAVFPNSSVLKASYNLGRFRVTNVNGNTDADPQYEEINSMGTRSFSIFNADTKQIVYDSGDRFERYIAANHPLIFNADNEANGAKNRSRAKGPEPEGVALGTIAGQTYAFITLERTGGVMVYNITDPNNAVFTDYKHSRSTSAYGGDNGPEGIIYIAPENTTTNKGYVIIANEISGTLSMYEVAAPTLATGETKSEKATFNIFPNPAAKGNTLYFNRAQDYELYDMSGKLLGKEKNALTINTSQLSTGVYLIKTSEGHIKRVIVK